The genome window TTCGCCCGCGACGCTTTCAAGGGCGGCCAGGCGACGGTGCAACTGCAGGCCTTCCCCTTCCGCATGACCGCGGAAAACATGGTCAAGCATCGCCTCGACGACAATTACGACTTCTGGAAGATGCTGAAGGTCGGCTACGACAATTTCGAAGTGACGAAACGCCCGCCCGAGGTGAACGTCTGCGAGAAGAAATACGTCTTCAACCAGCAGGTTACCGATGGCGGCGCCTTCAATGCCGCCAGCAAATGCCCTGCGATGTCGACGCCGCCGGCGCTGACGGCAGCCCTTGCCTCCTACGGCAAGACTTATGATGCCGACTATGCCAAGGCGATGAGCAAATTCGACGGCATGGCCTGGTACGACCCGTCCGAAGCCGAGCGCAAGGCGGTGGTCGCCAAGACCCGCAAGGGCCGCGAACTCGCTTATGCCCCGACCGGCACCTCGCTCGAAGCCGGCCGCATGGTTAAGGTTGCCGAACTCGAAGACCTGATGGCCAAGCGCACCGCGCAGGGCCTCGCCGCCAAGACCGCGCCTGGCGCCACGCCGGCAGCGCCTGCCGGGCCGCAGGCAATCTCTGCCCAGCCGCAGGCAACCGCCATCGCTGCTGCGACACCCGCGGTCGTGCCGATACCGACGCAGAACCCGCTGGCCTTTACCGCGCCCGAACCGCAGGAAACGGCGGAAGCCGCGGCAAAGAAGCCGTTCTGGAAATTCTGGGCGCGGAACTGAACGGCTTGACCCCCGTTCTCTACAATCTCAGCGGCCTGAAATGCCCATTGCCCGTGATCAAGACACGCAAGAAGCTTGCCGCCATGGCAAGCGGTACCCTCATTCGCGTCGACACGACAGATCCGCTGGCTGTGATCGACATGCCGCATTTCTGCAATGAGGACGGCCACGAACTGGTCGAAACCGAAAAGACCGAAAACGGCCACCGCTTCCTGATCCGCAAGCGCTAATCCCGGAACCGCTGCACACTTTCCGGCGACATGCGTTAAATTCGTAATCCCGGAATAGCGAGCGGATTGTCGGACAGCGCCGCACGATCGGGCCTGTCGATGCGCGGCTTGCCGAGAAAGGCGTCGAACAGATCCTTCACGAAAGCTTCCGGCAGATCGCGGGTGATCAGCACCATGCGCGTGCGCCGGTCTTGCGGATCCGGCCAGGCGGGAAGCCGCACCGGCGGATGGAAGATGCTCTGGACGCCATGCAGCACCAGTGGTCGTTCCGGCCGGTCGGAGACGGAAACGATCGCTTTCATTCTCAAAAGCTTCTCGCCATGGGCCGAACGCAGGAGATCGATGAACATGTCGAGCGCCATCGGGTCGATCGGCTTCTCCTCGATGATCGAGAAAGAGCGGATCGAGGCATCGTGACGATTGACGTCGTGCGCGTCCTGGTGCGCATGACCGTGATGATGATGGTGGTGACCATGGTGATCCCCATCATGATCGCCGTCATGATCATCATCGTGATGATCATGCGCCTCGTGCGCGTCCTCGTCCTGCAGCCAGCGGCCGACATCGGCGATCTTCGTCGCCGGATCGTAGAGCCCGTTGACCAGCACTCCGGCGCTGCCGGCATCGGTGCTGTCGGCATCCATCATCGCGGCGCGCGGATTGAGCGCCCGCAGCCGCTTTTCCAAAGCATCGGTTCCATCCGTCCCGCCGGCCAATGATTTTTTCGAGACGATCAGCCGGTCGGCGACCGCCGCCTGCTTGCGGGCTTCCTCGTGATTGTCGAGCGTCTGCAGCCCGTTTACCGCATCGACGACCGTTACGACGCCGTCGAGCTCGAAATTCGTGGCAATGATGGGATTGCCCATGATCGCCTGCATGACCGGGGCAGGGTCGGCAAGGCCGGTGGTTTCGATGACGACGCGCTTCACCGGCTTGACGCGGCCGGTCTGCACCGCGTCCATCAGGTTCGCCAGCGTATCCACAAGTTCGCCGCGCACGGTGCAGCAGAGGCACCCGTCCGACAGCTCGATGATCGAATCGCCGGAGCTTTCGACCAGCAAATGATCGATGCCGACATCGCCGAATTCGTTGATGATGACGGCCGCATCCTTCATGACAGGATCTTTGAGGATGCGGTTGAGCAGCGTCGATTTGCCGGCGCCGAGAAAGCCGGTCAGGATGGTGACCGGAATCCTGTCGTTGAGCGCGCTCATCTCATTTGACCTTAAAAGCTCATCTTAAAAAGATGTCGGGCGCGGCATCGGCACCGGCACGTTGGCGAGTGCTCCAGCCGCATCGCCGGCCGCCACCTTTTCCGGCTGCTGAGCCGGCTGCGGATCCTGCCCGGGAATGAGGCCGGCAAAGACGAAACGCGGATCGTGGTCCATTTCCAGAATATAGGGCGACTGCACTCTCATGCGGCCGACCTCGTCTCGCGTTTCGCTGCGTATTTTTGCGCCCTTGGCGCTGCAGATATCGGCGGTGATGTCGGTAACCTGGTCCTGTCCCGGCCCGTAGGGCTTTAGCGACCCCAGAGTATCGTTGCCGGGAAACTGGCTGGTGAAGCCCTTCTGCAAGAGGTTCGCCGTCGCATCGGCGCGCGCCGCAAGGCTGTCGGTGCCGAGCACGACGGAGACCAGCGTGCGGCCGTTGCGCGTCGCCGAACCGATCTGGTTGAAGCCGGAGGCGCAGATGAAGCCGGTCTTCATGCCGTCGGCGCCGGCGAAACGGCCGATCAGCATGTTGAGGCTCGGCACGTTCTGCTGACCGGTGGTGAAGCCTTCCAGCGCGAAATAGCTGGCATATTGCGGAAAATCGCGGCGCAGCGCCACCGTCAGCACCGCAAGATCGCGCGCTGTCGTATACTGTCCCTTGCCCGGCAGGCCGTTCGGATTGATGAAATGCGAATCCGTCATGCCGAGCTTCAGCGCCTCGCCGTTCATCCGCGTCACGAAGCCTTCCTGCGTGCCGCCGATGGCTTCCGCGACCGCCACCGCGATGTCGTTGGCCGACTTCACCATCAGGATCTTCAGCGCGCTGTCGAGCGTCAGCTTCTGGCCCGGCTTGAAATACATCTTGGCCGCCGGCTGCGCGGCGGCGCGCTTGCTCATGACGATAGGCGTATCCAGGCTGATCTGACCGGCGCGGATCGCATCGAACACGGTATAGACGGTCATCAGCTTGGTCAGCGAGGCCGGATACCATTTGCGGAAGGCTTCCTCGTGCTCGAGCACGCGGCCGGTCTGCACGTCGACGAGAATATGCGGATTAGCCTGAGCGAGCGGAATAGAGGCAAGGAAACCG of Rhizobium sp. BT04 contains these proteins:
- a CDS encoding murein L,D-transpeptidase family protein; protein product: MRIRHFAYVSLMALALTGCNDALETAQVDLSKVKNKVEQPLPAHILTAMAAKGMDRNSPIMIRIFKEEGAMEIWKAKTDNRFDKIADYKICAWSGRLGPKVKTGDRQAPEGFYELTRANLNPNSKYYLAINTGFPNRYDSANGRTGSDLMIHGACSSSGCYSMTDQQVLEIYAFARDAFKGGQATVQLQAFPFRMTAENMVKHRLDDNYDFWKMLKVGYDNFEVTKRPPEVNVCEKKYVFNQQVTDGGAFNAASKCPAMSTPPALTAALASYGKTYDADYAKAMSKFDGMAWYDPSEAERKAVVAKTRKGRELAYAPTGTSLEAGRMVKVAELEDLMAKRTAQGLAAKTAPGATPAAPAGPQAISAQPQATAIAAATPAVVPIPTQNPLAFTAPEPQETAEAAAKKPFWKFWARN
- a CDS encoding GTP-binding protein, which translates into the protein MSALNDRIPVTILTGFLGAGKSTLLNRILKDPVMKDAAVIINEFGDVGIDHLLVESSGDSIIELSDGCLCCTVRGELVDTLANLMDAVQTGRVKPVKRVVIETTGLADPAPVMQAIMGNPIIATNFELDGVVTVVDAVNGLQTLDNHEEARKQAAVADRLIVSKKSLAGGTDGTDALEKRLRALNPRAAMMDADSTDAGSAGVLVNGLYDPATKIADVGRWLQDEDAHEAHDHHDDDHDGDHDGDHHGHHHHHHGHAHQDAHDVNRHDASIRSFSIIEEKPIDPMALDMFIDLLRSAHGEKLLRMKAIVSVSDRPERPLVLHGVQSIFHPPVRLPAWPDPQDRRTRMVLITRDLPEAFVKDLFDAFLGKPRIDRPDRAALSDNPLAIPGLRI
- a CDS encoding D-alanyl-D-alanine carboxypeptidase family protein; the encoded protein is MSTSHFRLFAVLRPFSFAVAATAGFLASIPLAQANPHILVDVQTGRVLEHEEAFRKWYPASLTKLMTVYTVFDAIRAGQISLDTPIVMSKRAAAQPAAKMYFKPGQKLTLDSALKILMVKSANDIAVAVAEAIGGTQEGFVTRMNGEALKLGMTDSHFINPNGLPGKGQYTTARDLAVLTVALRRDFPQYASYFALEGFTTGQQNVPSLNMLIGRFAGADGMKTGFICASGFNQIGSATRNGRTLVSVVLGTDSLAARADATANLLQKGFTSQFPGNDTLGSLKPYGPGQDQVTDITADICSAKGAKIRSETRDEVGRMRVQSPYILEMDHDPRFVFAGLIPGQDPQPAQQPEKVAAGDAAGALANVPVPMPRPTSF
- a CDS encoding sulfurtransferase TusA family protein, yielding MTPVLYNLSGLKCPLPVIKTRKKLAAMASGTLIRVDTTDPLAVIDMPHFCNEDGHELVETEKTENGHRFLIRKR